From a region of the Zingiber officinale cultivar Zhangliang chromosome 4B, Zo_v1.1, whole genome shotgun sequence genome:
- the LOC121974883 gene encoding glutamyl-tRNA reductase 2-like gives MAASSGVATTLARKGKVRPFLRSSSSTRLFSAPRSSCGFYRVGTRVPRREVALRMSPRSEAPVDLEEKPSAAASASALEQFKISADRYMKERSSIAVLGLSVHTAPVEMREKLAVPEAQWSRAIGELCNLNHIEEAAVLSTCNRMEVYVVALSWNRGIREVIDWMAKTSGIPVAELRRHLFMLRDTDATRHLFEVAAGLDSLVLGEGQILAQVKQVVRVGQGSGVLGKNIDRMFKDAITAGKRVRSETNISSGAVSVSSAAVELALMKLPKSNSTSSKMLVIGAGKMGKLVIKHLAAKGIKRIVVVNRSEERVNAIHEEIKDVEIIYRSFSELFTAAAEADVIFTSTASATPLFLKEHVEALPPVDEVVGGRRLFVDIAVPRNVGSCVANLEHVQLYNVDDLKEVVEANKEDRLRKAMEAQSIISQELKRFEAWRDSLETVPTIKKLRSYADRIRASEFERCLQKIGGDALTKKMKRAIEDLSLGIVNKLLHGPLQHLRCDGNDSRTLDETLENMHALNRMFNLDTEKAIIEQKIKNKVEKTQS, from the exons ATGGCGGCTTCCAGTGGCGTTGCGACAACCCTTGCGAGGAAGGGCAAGGTTAGGCCTTTTCTCCGTAGCAGCTCTTCCACGAGGTTATTCTCTGCTCCAAGGAGTTCTTGTGGCTTTTATCGCGTCGGCACGAGAGTCCCTAGGCGGGAGGTGGCTCTTCGGATGAGCCCCCGTTCCGAAGCGCCGGTGGATCTTGAGGAGAAGCCATCCGCAGCAGCCAGCGCGTCGGCGCTCGAGCAGTTCAAGATCTCCGCCGATC GTTACATGAAGGAAAGGAGCAGCATAGCTGTTTTAGGCCTTAGTGTTCATACAGCGCCTGTTGAGATGCGTGAAAAACTTGCTGTTCCAGAGGCCCAATGGTCTCGTGCTATTGGAGAATTATGCAATTTGAATCATATAGAAGAAGCTGCAGTCCTCAGTACCTGCAACCGAATGGAAGTATATGTGGTTGCCTTATCCTGGAACCGTGGAATCAGAGAAGTTATCGATTGGATGGCAAAG ACAAGTGGTATTCCAGTGGCAGAACTTCGACGGCATCTTTTTATGCTACGTGATACTGATGCAACAAGGCATCTATTTGAAGTAGCAGCAGGGCTTGACTCTCTTGTTTTGGGAGAAGGACAGATTCTTGCTCAAGTTAAACAAGTTGTAAGAGTTGGGCAAGGCAGCGGAGTATTGGGAAAGAATATTGACAGGATGTTTAAAGATGCAATCACAGCTGGGAAACGAGTTCGCAGTGAAACCAACATTTCATCTGGAGCAGTTTCTGTGAGTTCAGCTGCTGTTGAATTGGCTCTTATGAAGCTTCCAAAGTCAAATTCAACATCTTCAAAAATGTTGGTGATTGGGGCTGGTAAGATGGGGAAACTTGTAATCAAACATCTAGCTGCAAAAGGGATCAAACGTATTGTGGTTGTGAATAGATCAGAGGAGAGAGTAAATGCTATCCATGAGGAAATCAAAGATGTTGAAATCATTTACAGATCTTTCTCTGAACTGTTCACTGCCGCTGCTGAAGCAGATGTTATCTTCACAAGTACTGCATCTGCAACACCACTTTTCTTGAAAGAACATGTTGAAGCTCTTCCTCCTGTGGATGAGGTAGTCGGTGGCAGGAGACTCTTTGTGGACATTGCTGTTCCTAGAAATGTAGGATCTTGTGTTGCAAATCTTGAACATGTTCAACTCTATAATGTTGATGACCTTAAGGAGGTTGTAGAAGCCAACAAAGAAGATCGATTGAGGAAAGCAATGGAAGCCCAGTCAATAATCTCTCAAGAATTAAAACGCTTTGAAGCATGGAGGGACTCTTTGGAGACTGTCCCAACCATCAAGAAACTAAGGTCGTATGCAGATAGAATTCGTGCTTCAGAGTTTGAGAGATGTTTACAAAAGATTGGTGGTGATGCTTTgacaaagaaaatgaaaagagcCATTGAGGATCTTAGCTTAGGTATTGTAAACAAGCTGCTTCATGGTCCCCTGCAGCACTTGCGTTGCGATGGCAATGACAGCCGAACTCTGGATGAGACCCTTGAAAATATGCATGCGCTTAACAGAATGTTCAATCTAGACACAGAGAAAGCAATCATAGAGCAGAAGATCAAGAACAAAGTGGAGAAAACACAAAGTTAA